The following DNA comes from Ptychodera flava strain L36383 chromosome 23 unlocalized genomic scaffold, AS_Pfla_20210202 Scaffold_24__1_contigs__length_23054250_pilon, whole genome shotgun sequence.
TTCACACCATGGTCAAAACCATATTGCTTCACAGTCACAGTTTTTATCATGGTCAAAAGCATTTGCTTATGGTCACCATTTACATAATAGTCAAATCAACGTAATTCAGTATGATTATTTGCACTATGGCTAAGATGACATTTGCTTTGTAGTCACTTTTTGCACCATGAACGAATCATTTGCGTCATGGCTTCTATTTGCATCATAGCCAAAACATTTGACTTTGTGGTCACTATTTGCGCTATGGTCGAAAAGAACTGATGGCTACATTTTTGGACAATTatgtttgcatattaatgagaaaataACGATGTCATTGCAAACAGCTCTGTTAATAGAGCTGTTTGCAATGACATCATTATTTTTGGCCGGAAATCGGCACAGGGCTCAAGCAAAGGAATTTCAAGAAATGCCAGATAGAATTCCCACTTTACATTTGACATCGGTACAATGCTTGATAGTCTGGCTTTATAAAGTAGTTTTGacaactgaaaaattggaccgacaaaaacaaaacatttctgtttttcatttgtttttattttccacCACCTCATGACATAAATAACTtacagaataaaattttcaattcaatttataAGCCTAACTATCTTTTATTTTTGTGCAAATGTAAGTCTTGTTAGTATCTACGAGCAATTCATGTTACAAGGTACCCCATTCTtctttactgtaaatttttGTGTCGTCTTGGAAGAAAGATCCCATTTCTCTGATGCTTGTTAGTTTTTATTTGGTGAACAGCACATGTTGAACACATATTGCTGGAATTGAGCGAACATACCCGGAATGGCCGGGACACctgaaataagaaaaaaaaatgaaatatcacacaTTATCCAATAAACATGTCGcattttgttcacttttgaAAGTGACTCAAAACTCAACATCGCAAACCTGGTACAAAAGACAGAAGTAGTAAAGAATTGTTGCATTGGTAGCTTGCATTTGAGGCTTGAGTTTAATAGTAACAGGCTCTACATATAAGCTTAATGATGGACAGAAGAGACCCGTCTACTGTCTTCGTGTTTTGCCATAAAACTGGCTTGCCTACTTTTGTCTCTCAAAGAAGGCCCACTAAGCAAGCTAACAGATACACAGCTTCCCTTTGACTATAATAACACATGTTGGATAGGATGATAGTAGACCAAGGTTCCTCATAGAATATCCGCGGGGACAAATGGGAACCTCAATGGCTCATATCTCTAAGATTTGCTGAATTTTCACACTTATTGTTATGATTGTCCAAGATCATATACTTCTTATTTATATTGTCCTATGGTAATTCCTACGAATTTCTATCTAATACGTTTGCCAATGGGTAGGGGATAGTTGCCTAGTCATAATGGGAATACCAGAGGATAGACATATATTCATACCGTTGTTTCCTGGTAGTTGTGCAGGTACAGCTGGTGGAGCACATGGCCGTTGGCCATTCTCAACACCAACGTCAAGCTCCTCATCCGTGTCATCAGTCCAAACCTCAAGCTCACATACATACAGCCTGGACTCTCTACATCGTATCTGCACAGTGACATATCTACCAGTCACAGGAGCATGCAGACATTGCATATCGATGTTAGGGTACATAGACACATCCTCGGTTACCACACCACACAGGCGATTCTTCTTGAAGTCCATGAAGTTACCAACTCTGACTTCGGCTCCCAGAAGAGGTTTAGCTGGTGATAAGGTTATAGATACAAAGATAGCTATCAGTGTGAGATGCCCAGCCTGCAATTTTTTCCTTGGTCAGAACCtttacaaagtccaaagaagcCGATGGGTTTTCCTTATAATTCGATGTGCCAAACGATGATGACTTTTGTGTATCCTTACACAAGAAAACGGACTTTGTGCAGAAATTCCATACATAGAATAGCCCTAATGGGATCAGTCAACACTCTGCCCAATTATAAGAACTCGTATAGCAGAGAAGTTAGCACCAAAAATCCATGACGGAACATTCTCTTTCTGAAAGATGCAGTTCAATAACCCTGTTCCAATTTCAGTAAGTTGCATTGAAAAGGTTTAAGATGATGTACTCAAACAGGCATTCATTTAATAAGATATAATAAGATGTAATACGTTACCACATTTCAACGATAATTTTTTGTTAACCAATGATTGATGCTGCCCAACAAAGTAATCTATAAGTAGCCATAATATATGATTTCCGCGGGAATTAAATCACAAAGTCATAGTTTGTAGATCAAGGATTTTGTACATGTTGGAAAAGTGTCAACAAATAAGCGACCCTACTTCAAGATTATATGCATAATGGCAATGATAATATCCACGTGTGATCTGGTAACTTCCAGAAATATACGCTTTTGGGATATGTTCGCCATGAATGATCAAAGATCTGGGACTGTAGAGTTGCTCTTGAATGACCCGTCATGACATAAACATCACCTAAACAGTTACTTTTCTCATGTAAATTAACTTATCATTAACCTACAATCTATGCAATCGTCTGCCGTTGTAACCGAAACAAAATGCACTGTGCGAGGCTTTCCGAGATCAATTCTGAACCAAGGTTCAAACTCCAGCTGCGAAACAGAACAGGAACCATGACAGAAGGCCGGGTCACTGTCACCATCGACGGCTGCCTTGGTTTGAGTGTACCAGAAACCAGAACTCTGTTCAACTTTCTTGTCAAGAGCAATGTTTGTGTAGCAACCAGAGATGCGTGCTATGAATAAAAGGAGATATTGTCAACTTAAAGTTTTATATAACTAGTAGCATCAAGTACGTGTTACATTAAGAAAACATCGGAGAAATTAAAATCTAACATTAAAGTCTGAAAAATACCCACATTTTCCCAGTCTCATGAAATGGTCGACAAGTATGTGCATGCATTGCGGAATTCGtcttttcaaaacttgaaagcAAGAAagtgtgtttgtattttgtagAGTTCCATAAAGTTATTTGCAGTTTTTGAACATACACATAAGTATACTTAAGACATTAACTATTGAAGTAGAGATATCAgtatctgtgacattattcttTGGCCTTCACAATTTTGGCGTTATCTGATTTGAAACACacgaaaaatatttgtaaaacaaatgacaaaaccaATTGCCCGTATGCGAAACTTAAAGGTCTATACCTTTTCTGGATATGCTGAAATCTTTGGTAAAGATCAAGAAGTCGATAAGTTTTCTGCAGAGTGAATTAAATTTTTGTTACTAATCTTACAAGATACCTCTGCAGTCGGTTGAAGGACGTGAGATGTCCGGACATGGGCAATCATTGATTGGTTTCTCTGGTACGCaagttggtggtggtggttgcgTTGGTTTTACTGtagttggtggtggtggtggctcAGTTGGCTTGGCAGTGGTTTTGGGTTTAGCAGTGGTTGGTTTAGCTGTGGTTGGCGCATGGGTAGTAGGAGCATTTGTAGTTGGTGGAGGTGGTGTTGTAGGTTTCACAGTTGTTTTGGCCTTTGTGGTTGGAGCTGCGGTTGTTGGAGGTGCTTTGGTTGTTGGTTGTATAGTTGTGGGTGCCTTTGTGGTAGGTTTATGGGTCGTAGGAGGAACTGGTGTCGTTGGTTTCAAAGTAGTAGGTATTTTGGTGGTTGGTTTAGGTGTTGTGGGAGGGACCGGTGTTGTCGGTTTCAAAGTGGTGGGTATATTGGTTGTTGGTTTAGGTGTTGTGGGAGGAACTGGTGTGGTGGGTTTCAAAGTAGTGGGTATTTTGGTGGTTGGTTTAGGTGTTGTGGGAGGAACAGGTGTCGTTGGTTTCCGAGTTGTGGGTATTTTAGTAGTTGGCTTTGGTGTCGTGGGTGGCACTGGTGTCGTGGGCGCTAGAGTCGTCGGTTTTCTGGTTGTAGGTTTGGGTGTAGTAGGTGGAACTAGGGTGGTTGGTTGTGCAGTAGTTAGTTTCCGGGTCGTTGGTTTGGGTGTTGTAGGAGGAGTGGGTGTTGTTGGTTTTACAGTCGTGGGTGCCTCTGTTGTAGGTTTGGGTGTAGTAGGTGGCACTGGGGTCGTTGGTTGTACAGTTGTTGGCATCTTGGTTGTAGGTTTGGGTGTTGTAGGAGGAATGGGTGTTGTTGGTTTTACAGTCGTGGGTGCCTCTGTTGTAGGTTTGGGTGTAGTAGGTGGCACTGGGGTCGTTGGTTGTGCAGTTGTTGGCATCTTGGTTGTAGGTTTGGGTGTTGTAGGAGGAATGGGTGTTGTTGGTTCCACAGTCGTGGGTGTCTTTGTTGTTGGTGCCGCTGTGGTTGGAGGTTCAGGGGTTGTCGGTACTGTTGTTGGTGGTATTGTTGTCCATGTATCGTTCGAACCTGaatagtaaacaaacaaacaaacaaacaaaccactcATAACAAAGCAAGATCGGGTGCGTTCATGATATAACCCTTGTAGAATCCCGTTCAACCATGACATTATAGATGCAGAGGGTTATTTAAATCTCCAAAACATATGAGACATAAAGTTGAATGTAGAAGATATGAAATTCAGCTTTTGATCAGTCACTTATCATTCACGTAGCTGTGAGGCAGATGAGAATGGGCCATTCATAATCAAATCAAGGGAACATGGGAACAACTTAGTGTATGGGATGGCGGCTCTTTTTAGATTATCATTGATAGCAACATTTGTACCAACGATGTCTGACGATTACACAGTGGAAATTATGGTAATGCATGGTACTTAGGCTTCAAAATGTTTGTCGCTCAAAAGCTTTCCACATCTTAAACTTCTACCAACCTTTCCCTCAATTTTTCGCGTATGGGGCACATCAAATCATAAAATCATTCAACTAATCATAATGGAGAGCGTTTGCCATGAGCTTGTTTTAGTCATTTTTATTCCCTAAAATAAGAGACGGTATCTATTCCCTTAATTTTGGCAAGGCTTAAATGCATCTATTATAAGATATTACGATTGTGACTCAACAATGGCAATTCCATTAACAACCCTACTTACCACCACAAATAAAAGGATTATGCTTAATGTTAATCAGATCAACGTAGTGGAGTTCATGCCACGAGACTACATCGCCACAGTCAGGAAAACAGGACCTTGATGCTCTCTACATTCACAATGTACAAAATGAAAGTAAGagggaaaaagttaaaccagGTACAATTGTCTTCTTGGTTAGAGCGGTATGATAAATTGAACACTGGTGTTCTCCAGTCATAATAATTGAACCACCTTTTAACATCAATGAGATCAAAATAGTGGATAACATGATGGTTGTGGTTGTTAGGTTTACCCGGGACACTAGTAATCTTTATTCCATGCCTCTACATCGAACGTCgagcgctccataggattcagtGTGTTTTACCAAACCAAAAGATCGCCACCAAAACTACAAAAACTGGTCAGGGATAAAGTTTACCCGCAATGCTCTTTTGCCCAGGACCGAGCTATAGAAGTTGAAGTATCTCATTTTGCCGTAGAAGGCGTCCTCTTTGTTGAATCCACCAGCGGGCGCACTCTGTTTCTGGCCGACAATGAGCGATCCACCGCCTTGGATCGTTTCCCCAACCGCCAGACCAGTTCCTCTGTACAGCTCTTCTTTCCTGTCGTAGATGACGAAGCTGCCATCGGATGAGTCCCATGTTATACACAACATATGGGATGTGCCGTTGTTGAGGTTGATTCCTGTCGGTTCACTCCTCTGGTTGTTGATGACTACCACCAAGTCATTTACATCCTCGATGACAATACTGCCCTCTGTGTCCCCTGGGACGAAGTAGCTGAACACGGTGTTGGTGAGGTTGGCGTAATCCGAGTCAAGTGACATCCAATAGCAAATGGTGAACTCGTCAAGGTCAGGGACTTCTTGTGGTAACGGCGACAAGCTCCATCCCCCGGAGTTGTCAAC
Coding sequences within:
- the LOC139124432 gene encoding uncharacterized protein, whose translation is MVTPNPWRYWLLVVFQLHLCSFTVGVFDYYNDYPFYDESCKGSALEERSLHFDGQSSSATVTEPVPDLTEFTVCWWMRSDAEDNTGTIVSYYVSPDASIQIENPSNLKLTVNGDQGLESGLESNYGLWHHMCVAWKNFEDLENQGVYEIYKDGKLRFEGTGMAINDTILGGGTLLIGKPNPELSGSAYEGELTQFNMWSSKLDESEIQALSEDSINRGCGDIVRWTSIEPSDLDSVSVSDSDLPATPSYPRFCQDQSVKNDYWVFDGGDSQVTYDRPIPELSEFTVCFWIRVTDPSGLNQQTILSYIVDGDEEGSIVLEDPSDLEMTIRNEKEKSSRLGVEDGDWHHVCVSWSSKNGQHKYYVDGQVKKRRNLATDKSIRGGGTLVLGQKQTNFDWGNDPFSALSADISGFNMWSEALHQDDIGGMFRDRCNRTCGDVIWTSYFDSERTQGVTVESFDESHELYCTKPDTCGHGVFNDELWVVDNSGGWSLSPLPQEVPDLDEFTICYWMSLDSDYANLTNTVFSYFVPGDTEGSIVIEDVNDLVVVINNQRSEPTGINLNNGTSHMLCITWDSSDGSFVIYDRKEELYRGTGLAVGETIQGGGSLIVGQKQSAPAGGFNKEDAFYGKMRYFNFYSSVLGKRALRRASRSCFPDCGDVVSWHELHYVDLINIKHNPFICGGSNDTWTTIPPTTVPTTPEPPTTAAPTTKTPTTVEPTTPIPPTTPKPTTKMPTTAQPTTPVPPTTPKPTTEAPTTVKPTTPIPPTTPKPTTKMPTTVQPTTPVPPTTPKPTTEAPTTVKPTTPTPPTTPKPTTRKLTTAQPTTLVPPTTPKPTTRKPTTLAPTTPVPPTTPKPTTKIPTTRKPTTPVPPTTPKPTTKIPTTLKPTTPVPPTTPKPTTNIPTTLKPTTPVPPTTPKPTTKIPTTLKPTTPVPPTTHKPTTKAPTTIQPTTKAPPTTAAPTTKAKTTVKPTTPPPPTTNAPTTHAPTTAKPTTAKPKTTAKPTEPPPPPTTVKPTQPPPPTCVPEKPINDCPCPDISRPSTDCRARISGCYTNIALDKKVEQSSGFWYTQTKAAVDGDSDPAFCHGSCSVSQLEFEPWFRIDLGKPRTVHFVSVTTADDCIDSKPLLGAEVRVGNFMDFKKNRLCGVVTEDVSMYPNIDMQCLHAPVTGRYVTVQIRCRESRLYVCELEVWTDDTDEELDVGVENGQRPCAPPAVPAQLPGNNGVPAIPGMFAQFQQYVFNMCCSPNKN